A single region of the Selenomonas sp. oral taxon 920 genome encodes:
- a CDS encoding AI-2E family transporter, with amino-acid sequence MNLANYRTSIILAVTFTLLLSTFWFYQDFAFIIFLSLLLQLLLKPVVDFMEARRMPRSVASAIAIIAFILVLLALVSIISRSVLPSFQRFVAELPTIGQSLQQLPFLSDTDFIQDEFVNILDRLRSVGADLLRASLSFILIAFGKVIDFVIIIFVSFYLLKDGLTIKLWLADLFPHTARRRVLRLFDALLIALRAYICSQIVMCVITGLVVFTYFKLMGLPYASVFALLSGISEFIPVLGPTVASTLGTLMTAAAMRELTVQTALFYVALTQVNHNVVYPALVGKSLHLHPVAVILGVVFGGELLGAAGMFLAVPFIVIIKIVIMDIYRDRREMQSAEEE; translated from the coding sequence ATGAATCTTGCCAACTACCGCACGTCCATCATCCTTGCCGTGACCTTTACCCTCCTGCTCTCGACGTTCTGGTTCTATCAGGACTTTGCATTCATCATCTTTCTCTCGCTGCTCCTGCAGCTCCTTCTAAAACCCGTCGTGGACTTCATGGAGGCGCGGCGGATGCCGCGCTCGGTTGCATCGGCAATCGCCATCATCGCCTTCATCCTCGTGCTGCTCGCATTGGTGAGCATCATCTCGCGCTCCGTCCTTCCGTCCTTTCAGCGATTCGTTGCGGAGCTGCCGACCATCGGTCAAAGTCTGCAGCAGCTTCCCTTTCTTTCGGATACCGACTTCATCCAAGATGAGTTTGTGAACATCCTCGACCGTCTGCGCAGCGTCGGTGCGGACCTGCTGCGCGCCTCACTCTCCTTTATCCTCATCGCATTCGGGAAGGTCATCGACTTTGTCATCATTATTTTCGTATCGTTCTACCTCCTGAAGGATGGCCTCACAATCAAACTCTGGCTCGCGGATCTTTTTCCGCACACGGCGCGGCGGCGCGTCCTCCGTCTCTTTGATGCACTGCTCATCGCACTGCGCGCCTACATCTGCAGTCAGATCGTCATGTGCGTCATCACGGGGCTTGTCGTCTTTACCTATTTCAAATTGATGGGGCTGCCATATGCCTCGGTCTTTGCCCTGCTCTCCGGCATCAGCGAGTTTATCCCCGTGCTTGGCCCCACCGTCGCCTCGACCCTTGGCACACTTATGACCGCCGCAGCGATGCGGGAGCTCACGGTGCAGACGGCGCTCTTCTACGTCGCACTCACGCAGGTGAATCACAACGTCGTCTACCCTGCACTCGTCGGCAAGAGCCTCCACCTCCACCCCGTCGCCGTCATTCTCGGCGTCGTCTTCGGCGGTGAGCTGCTCGGTGCGGCGGGGATGTTTCTCGCCGTTCCATTCATCGTCATCATCAAGATCGTCATCATGGACATCTATCGCGACCGCAGGGAGATGCAGAGTGCGGAGGAGGAGTGA